The Harpia harpyja isolate bHarHar1 chromosome 10, bHarHar1 primary haplotype, whole genome shotgun sequence genome includes a region encoding these proteins:
- the OLFM2 gene encoding noelin-2 isoform X2, whose translation MRFIPGLLLLLSAGSPAMQTLFQSPDEGWQVYTSAQAPDGKCLCTAVIPVQGTCSRDLRSHQLRQLMEKVQNISQSMEVLDLRTYRDLQYVRNTESLMKGLDSRLKVAAESQKSLNAKSFQELKDKMTELLPLMPVLDQYKSDTRLIVHLKEEVRNLSGSLLAIQEEMGAYDYEELQQRVLMLEARLHACMQKLGCGKLTGVSNPITIRASGSRFGSWMTDTMTPSADSRVWYMDGYYKGRRVLEFRTLNDFVTGQNFVQHLLPHPWAGTGHVVFNGSLYYNKYQSNIAVKYHFRSRSVLVQRSLAGAGYNNTFPYSWGGFSDIDFMVDESGLWAVYTTNQNAGNIVVSRVDPQTLEVLHSWDTGYPKRSAGESFMICGTLYVTNSHLAGAKIYFAYYTNTSSYEYTDIPFHNQYSHISMLDYNPRERVLYTWNNGHQVIYNVTLFHVIKTSGEL comes from the exons aCCCTCTTCCAGAGCCCCGACGAGGGCTGGCAGGTTTACACCTCGGCGCAAGCCCCCGACGGCAAATGCCTCTGCACGGCCGTCATCCCCGTCCAGGGCACTTGCTCCCGCGACCTGCGCAGCCACCAGCTCCGTCAGCTCATGGAGAAG GTGCAGAACATCTCCCAGTCGATGGAGGTGCTGGACCTCCGGACCTACCGGGACCTCCAGTACGTGCGCAACACCGAGTCCCTGATGAAGGGCTTGGACTCCAGGCTGAAGGTGGCTGCTGAAAGCCAGAAAAGCCTCAACGCCAAGAGCTTCCAG GAGCTCAAGGACAAGATGACGGAGCTGCTGCCTCTGATGCCCGTCCTGGATCAGTACAAGTCGGACACGAGGCTGATCGTGCACCTGAAGGAGGAGGTGAGGAACCTCTCCGGGAGCTTGCTGGCCATCCAGGAGGAGATGGGTGCCTACGACTATGAGGAACTGCAGCAGCGGGTGCTGATGCTGGAGGCACGGCTGCACGCCTGCATGCAAAAACTGG GCTGTGGGAAGCTGACGGGCGTCAGCAATCCCATCACCATCCGAGCATCGGGCTCCCGCTTCGGGTCGTGGATGACCGACACGATGACGCCCAGCGCTGACAGCCGG GTGTGGTACATGGACGGTTACTACAAGGGCCGCCGCGTCTTGGAGTTTCGGACCTTGAACGACTTCGTGACGGGACAGAACTTCGTGCAGCATCTCCTGCCGCATCCCTGGGCCGGCACCGGCCACGTGGTCTTCAACGGGTCCCTCTACTACAACAAATACCAGAGTAACATCGCGGTGAAGTACCACTTTCGCTCCCGCAGCGTCCTGGTGCAGCGCagcctcgccggcgccggctacaacaACACCTTCCCTTATTCTTGGGGTGGTTTCTCCGACATCGACTTCATGGTGGACGAGAGCGGGCTGTGGGCCGTCTACACCACCAACCAAAACGCCGGCAACATCGTGGTGAGCCGGGTGGACCCCCAGACGCTGGAAGTCCTGCATAGCTGGGACACGGGTTACCCCAAACGAAGCGCCGGAGAGTCCTTCATGATCTGCGGCACGCTCTACGTCACCAACTCCCACCTTGCCGGCGCCAAGATCTATTTTGCCTACTACACAAACACTTCCAGCTACGAATACACGGATATTCCCTTCCACAACCAGTATTCCCACATATCCATGCTGGACTACAACCCGCGGGAGAGGGTGCTCTACACCTGGAACAACGGCCACCAGGTCATCTACAACGTCACGCTCTTCCACGTCATAAAGACGTCGGGCGAGCTGTGA
- the OLFM2 gene encoding noelin-2 isoform X1: MTVPLLKIGAVLSTMAMVTNWMSQTLPSLVGLNGTAVSRAGTSEKITLFQSPDEGWQVYTSAQAPDGKCLCTAVIPVQGTCSRDLRSHQLRQLMEKVQNISQSMEVLDLRTYRDLQYVRNTESLMKGLDSRLKVAAESQKSLNAKSFQELKDKMTELLPLMPVLDQYKSDTRLIVHLKEEVRNLSGSLLAIQEEMGAYDYEELQQRVLMLEARLHACMQKLGCGKLTGVSNPITIRASGSRFGSWMTDTMTPSADSRVWYMDGYYKGRRVLEFRTLNDFVTGQNFVQHLLPHPWAGTGHVVFNGSLYYNKYQSNIAVKYHFRSRSVLVQRSLAGAGYNNTFPYSWGGFSDIDFMVDESGLWAVYTTNQNAGNIVVSRVDPQTLEVLHSWDTGYPKRSAGESFMICGTLYVTNSHLAGAKIYFAYYTNTSSYEYTDIPFHNQYSHISMLDYNPRERVLYTWNNGHQVIYNVTLFHVIKTSGEL; the protein is encoded by the exons GCTCAACGGTACCGCCGTGTCCCGGGCCGGCACCTCCGAGAAGATC aCCCTCTTCCAGAGCCCCGACGAGGGCTGGCAGGTTTACACCTCGGCGCAAGCCCCCGACGGCAAATGCCTCTGCACGGCCGTCATCCCCGTCCAGGGCACTTGCTCCCGCGACCTGCGCAGCCACCAGCTCCGTCAGCTCATGGAGAAG GTGCAGAACATCTCCCAGTCGATGGAGGTGCTGGACCTCCGGACCTACCGGGACCTCCAGTACGTGCGCAACACCGAGTCCCTGATGAAGGGCTTGGACTCCAGGCTGAAGGTGGCTGCTGAAAGCCAGAAAAGCCTCAACGCCAAGAGCTTCCAG GAGCTCAAGGACAAGATGACGGAGCTGCTGCCTCTGATGCCCGTCCTGGATCAGTACAAGTCGGACACGAGGCTGATCGTGCACCTGAAGGAGGAGGTGAGGAACCTCTCCGGGAGCTTGCTGGCCATCCAGGAGGAGATGGGTGCCTACGACTATGAGGAACTGCAGCAGCGGGTGCTGATGCTGGAGGCACGGCTGCACGCCTGCATGCAAAAACTGG GCTGTGGGAAGCTGACGGGCGTCAGCAATCCCATCACCATCCGAGCATCGGGCTCCCGCTTCGGGTCGTGGATGACCGACACGATGACGCCCAGCGCTGACAGCCGG GTGTGGTACATGGACGGTTACTACAAGGGCCGCCGCGTCTTGGAGTTTCGGACCTTGAACGACTTCGTGACGGGACAGAACTTCGTGCAGCATCTCCTGCCGCATCCCTGGGCCGGCACCGGCCACGTGGTCTTCAACGGGTCCCTCTACTACAACAAATACCAGAGTAACATCGCGGTGAAGTACCACTTTCGCTCCCGCAGCGTCCTGGTGCAGCGCagcctcgccggcgccggctacaacaACACCTTCCCTTATTCTTGGGGTGGTTTCTCCGACATCGACTTCATGGTGGACGAGAGCGGGCTGTGGGCCGTCTACACCACCAACCAAAACGCCGGCAACATCGTGGTGAGCCGGGTGGACCCCCAGACGCTGGAAGTCCTGCATAGCTGGGACACGGGTTACCCCAAACGAAGCGCCGGAGAGTCCTTCATGATCTGCGGCACGCTCTACGTCACCAACTCCCACCTTGCCGGCGCCAAGATCTATTTTGCCTACTACACAAACACTTCCAGCTACGAATACACGGATATTCCCTTCCACAACCAGTATTCCCACATATCCATGCTGGACTACAACCCGCGGGAGAGGGTGCTCTACACCTGGAACAACGGCCACCAGGTCATCTACAACGTCACGCTCTTCCACGTCATAAAGACGTCGGGCGAGCTGTGA